Proteins from a single region of Pseudodesulfovibrio portus:
- the pta gene encoding phosphate acetyltransferase, whose amino-acid sequence MSKNLYVSATEERSGKSAVVLGVMQMLLRELHNVAIFRPIINDPGEGKQDHDIALMIDHFKLTIPYGDTYAYTLKQTRELINSGQHALVLENILNKYKALEEEYDFVLCEGTDFKGKDPAFEFDLNADIAANIGAPMLVVTSGRGKSQDEVAHITKTTLDTLDEKGVDCLACVVNRAPQGMTDENLGHTVAGNSDGPLPVYVIPEDEKLGKPSINDVRRWLDADVLYGHSGLQALVDNYLVAAMQIGNFLGYIQAGSLIITPGDRSDIILSSLASRLSSSYPDISGIVLTGGLEVSTNVHKLIEGWTGVPVPVLAAKGHTYQTVQELNSLYGRIEANDHQRIATALGGFAQHVDVIELRDRLVEKRSTRVTPKMFEYSLVDKASRNRQRIVMPEGTGERILQATDILLRRGVADIILLGREEEIRTKASKLGVDISGATIIDPANSELLDSFAEEYMELRKHKGIVAEMAWDRMSDPTYFGTMMVHKGFADGMVSGSVTTTAQTIRPAFEFVKTKPGSSIVSSVFLMCLKDRVLVYGDCAVNPNPNARQLAEIAISAAETARIFGVEPKVAMLSYSTGSSGKGEDVEKVTEATAIAKELITERGLDFPIEGPLQYDAAVDPEVAKVKMPDSEVAGQATVFVFPDLNTGNNTYKAVQRAANAVAIGPVLQGLNKPVNDLSRGCTVPDIVNTVAITAIQAQAEKGE is encoded by the coding sequence ATGTCCAAGAACCTGTACGTGAGTGCGACCGAGGAGCGCAGCGGCAAGTCCGCCGTGGTCCTCGGCGTCATGCAGATGCTCCTCAGGGAGTTGCATAACGTCGCCATATTCCGGCCCATCATCAATGACCCCGGCGAGGGGAAGCAGGACCATGATATCGCGCTGATGATCGATCACTTCAAACTGACGATCCCCTACGGCGATACCTACGCCTACACCCTCAAGCAGACCCGGGAACTCATCAACTCCGGCCAGCACGCCCTGGTTCTTGAAAACATACTGAACAAATACAAGGCCCTTGAAGAAGAGTATGACTTCGTTTTGTGTGAAGGCACCGACTTCAAGGGCAAGGACCCGGCCTTCGAGTTCGACCTCAACGCGGACATCGCCGCCAATATCGGCGCGCCCATGTTGGTGGTCACCTCGGGCCGGGGCAAGAGCCAGGACGAAGTGGCCCACATCACCAAGACCACTTTGGACACCCTGGACGAGAAGGGCGTGGACTGCCTGGCCTGCGTGGTCAACCGCGCCCCGCAAGGCATGACCGACGAGAACCTCGGCCACACCGTGGCGGGAAACAGCGACGGCCCGCTGCCGGTCTACGTCATTCCCGAAGATGAGAAACTCGGCAAGCCCTCCATCAACGACGTCCGCCGCTGGCTGGACGCCGACGTGCTCTACGGGCACTCCGGCCTCCAGGCGCTGGTGGACAACTACCTGGTGGCCGCCATGCAGATCGGGAACTTCCTGGGGTACATCCAGGCCGGATCCCTGATCATCACCCCCGGAGACCGCTCGGACATCATCCTGTCCTCCCTGGCTTCGCGGCTGTCCAGCTCGTACCCGGACATCTCCGGCATCGTGCTGACCGGCGGGCTGGAAGTGTCCACCAACGTGCACAAGCTCATCGAGGGCTGGACGGGCGTGCCGGTCCCGGTGCTGGCCGCCAAGGGACACACCTACCAGACCGTGCAGGAACTCAACTCCCTGTACGGGCGCATCGAGGCCAACGACCACCAGCGCATCGCCACGGCCCTGGGCGGCTTCGCCCAGCACGTCGACGTGATCGAACTGCGCGACCGCCTGGTCGAAAAACGGTCCACCCGCGTCACGCCCAAAATGTTCGAATACTCCCTGGTGGACAAGGCGTCCCGCAACCGCCAGCGCATCGTCATGCCCGAAGGCACGGGCGAGCGCATCCTGCAGGCCACGGACATCCTGCTCCGCCGCGGCGTGGCCGACATCATCCTGCTCGGGCGCGAAGAGGAGATCCGCACCAAGGCTTCCAAGCTCGGCGTGGACATCTCCGGCGCGACCATCATCGACCCGGCCAACTCCGAACTCCTCGACTCCTTTGCCGAGGAATACATGGAGCTCAGGAAGCACAAGGGCATCGTCGCCGAAATGGCCTGGGACCGCATGTCCGATCCCACCTACTTCGGCACCATGATGGTCCACAAGGGCTTTGCCGACGGCATGGTCTCCGGCTCCGTGACGACCACGGCCCAGACCATCCGCCCGGCCTTCGAATTCGTGAAGACCAAGCCCGGCAGCTCCATCGTCTCGTCGGTCTTCCTCATGTGCCTCAAGGACCGCGTCCTGGTGTACGGCGACTGCGCCGTCAATCCCAACCCCAACGCCCGGCAGCTGGCCGAGATCGCCATCTCCGCCGCCGAGACCGCACGGATCTTCGGCGTGGAACCCAAGGTGGCCATGCTCAGCTACTCCACCGGTTCCTCGGGCAAGGGCGAAGACGTGGAAAAGGTCACCGAGGCAACGGCCATCGCCAAGGAGCTCATCACCGAGCGCGGCCTGGACTTCCCCATCGAGGGACCACTCCAGTACGACGCCGCCGTCGATCCCGAGGTGGCCAAGGTCAAGATGCCGGACTCCGAAGTGGCCGGACAGGCCACCGTGTTCGTCTTCCCGGACCTGAACACGGGCAACAACACCTATAAGGCCGTGCAGCGCGCCGCCAATGCCGTGGCCATCGGCCCGGTTCTCCAGGGACTGAACAAGCCGGTCAACGACCTGTCCCGCGGCTGCACCGTCCCCGATATAGTCAACACCGTCGCCATCACCGCCATCCAGGCGCAGGCGGAAAAGGGTGAATAA